GGCGATGACGTCAAACTCATTTACAGCAATCGTTTGACTGAGCCGGTATCCATGACGATAAGTGGGCTGCAAGTCCCAGGTACGTTAATGGGGGGCGCGGCCCGTATGATTTCTCCTGGTTCCGATTGGTCGCCGGTATTACCTATAAGGCAAGCGGCGGCGACCCTTTGGTATCATGCTAATACACCCAACCGCATGGCTCCGCATGTTTATAACGGGCTGGCGGGTATGTGGCTGGTGGAAGATGCCACTAGCAAAGGGATGCCTTTGCCGAACCATTACGGCGTTGATGATTTCCCGATTATTATTCAGGATAAGCGGCTAGATAACTTTGGCGTACCGGAATACGACCCACCTGCTAAAGGGGGATTTGTCGGTGATACGTTGCTGGTTAACGGAGTGCAAAGCCCGTTTGTAGAAGTTTCTCGTGGTTGGGTGCGCTTACGTTTACTTAATGCCTCTAACTCACGCCGTTATACCTTACAACTTAGTGATGGTCGCCCACTCCATGTTGTTGCCAGTGACCAAGGGTTCCTGCCCGCGCCAGTCGCCGTGCAGCAACTTTCGCTGGCCCCAGGCGAGCGGCGTGAAGTTGTCATCGATATGTCGCAAGGCAGTGAAGTCTCCATCACTGCGGGCGATTCCGCTGGCATTATGGATCGCCTGCGCGGTTTATTTGAGCCATCCAGTATTTTGATTTCTACCTTGGTT
The window above is part of the Yersinia massiliensis genome. Proteins encoded here:
- the ftsP gene encoding cell division protein FtsP, encoding MSLSRRQFIQATGLALGAGSLPLRAQANSTKQPSLPVPPLLESRRGQPLFLTLQRAHWAFSGGQKAAVWGINGMYLGPTVRVFSGDDVKLIYSNRLTEPVSMTISGLQVPGTLMGGAARMISPGSDWSPVLPIRQAAATLWYHANTPNRMAPHVYNGLAGMWLVEDATSKGMPLPNHYGVDDFPIIIQDKRLDNFGVPEYDPPAKGGFVGDTLLVNGVQSPFVEVSRGWVRLRLLNASNSRRYTLQLSDGRPLHVVASDQGFLPAPVAVQQLSLAPGERREVVIDMSQGSEVSITAGDSAGIMDRLRGLFEPSSILISTLVLTLKPTGLLPLVTDNLPMRLLADQILDGSVVRSREFRLGDDLPGINGVIWDMGRVDAQAQQGTWERWTLHADMPQAFHIQGVSFLVKKVNGASAMAEDRGWKDTVWVDGDVELLVYFNQVSSEHFPFLFHSQTLEMADRGSAGQLVTAAAP